From the genome of Streptomyces sp. NBC_00659, one region includes:
- a CDS encoding ABC transporter substrate-binding protein: MEYAVRLTPTLKAAAAVAVLLAATACGSSGTGSSASTGFNPPDLKAQSKLGKTESQVNLIAWAGYVEDGSNDPKVDWVGDFEKQTGCQVNSKVAASSDEMVKLMKTGQYDAVSASGDASLRLIASGDAAPVNTGLVPNYKDVFSGLKKGAWNSVDGRMYGIPHGRGANLLMYNTEKVTPAPTSWSAVFDDASANKGHVTAYDSPIYIADAALYLKATKPELKIKDPYALDQKQFDAAVALLKKQNANVGEYWSDYLKEISAFKSGDSVVGTTWQVIANLAAGEGAKVKAVVPEEGSTGWSDTWMVSAKAKHPNCAYKWMDWIISPKVNAQVAEYFGEAPANARACGYTSDKSFCDTFHATDESYWKNIAFWNTPIEQCLDGRTDVKCVPYAKWVQAWTEIKG, from the coding sequence ATGGAGTACGCCGTGCGCCTCACCCCAACCCTCAAGGCCGCCGCCGCTGTCGCGGTGCTCCTCGCGGCCACCGCCTGCGGATCGTCCGGTACGGGCTCCTCCGCGTCCACCGGCTTCAATCCGCCCGACCTCAAGGCACAGTCCAAGCTCGGCAAGACCGAGAGCCAGGTCAACCTGATCGCCTGGGCCGGCTATGTCGAGGACGGTTCCAACGACCCTAAGGTCGACTGGGTCGGCGACTTCGAGAAGCAGACCGGCTGCCAGGTCAACTCCAAGGTGGCCGCCAGCTCCGACGAGATGGTCAAGCTGATGAAGACCGGGCAGTACGACGCGGTCTCCGCATCCGGGGACGCCTCCCTGCGCCTCATCGCCTCGGGCGACGCGGCCCCGGTCAACACCGGCCTCGTACCGAACTACAAGGACGTCTTCAGCGGCCTGAAGAAGGGCGCCTGGAACTCCGTCGACGGCCGGATGTACGGCATCCCGCACGGCCGGGGCGCCAACCTCCTGATGTACAACACCGAGAAGGTCACACCCGCTCCCACCTCATGGTCCGCGGTCTTCGACGACGCCTCGGCGAACAAGGGCCACGTCACCGCGTACGACTCGCCCATCTACATAGCCGACGCGGCCCTGTATCTGAAGGCGACCAAGCCCGAGTTGAAGATCAAGGACCCCTACGCCCTCGACCAGAAGCAGTTCGACGCGGCCGTCGCCCTGCTGAAGAAGCAGAACGCGAACGTGGGGGAGTACTGGAGCGACTACCTCAAGGAGATCTCCGCCTTCAAGAGTGGCGACTCCGTGGTCGGCACCACCTGGCAGGTCATCGCCAACCTCGCGGCCGGCGAGGGCGCCAAGGTCAAGGCCGTCGTGCCCGAGGAGGGTTCCACGGGCTGGTCCGACACCTGGATGGTCTCCGCCAAGGCCAAGCACCCCAACTGCGCCTACAAGTGGATGGACTGGATCATCTCGCCGAAGGTGAACGCCCAGGTCGCCGAGTACTTCGGTGAGGCGCCCGCCAACGCCCGGGCGTGCGGGTACACCAGCGACAAGTCCTTCTGCGACACCTTCCACGCCACGGACGAGAGCTACTGGAAGAACATCGCGTTCTGGAACACGCCCATCGAGCAGTGCCTCGACGGACGCACCGACGTCAAGTGCGTCCCGTACGCGAAGTGGGTCCAGGCCTGGACCGAGATCAAGGGCTGA
- a CDS encoding ABC transporter permease yields the protein MQLSRPARIALRAAAGLGFAFIYVPLALVLVNSFNRDRSASWPPSGLTFHWWSVAWENEGARSALWVSVKAGLGATAIALVLGTLIAFAVARHRFFGRDAISFVVVLPIALPGIVTGIALNSAFSTVLEPLGVGLGMFTVIVGHATFCIVVVFNNVVARLRRTSGSYEEAAMDLGADTFRAFVDVTFPLVRSALLAGGLLAFALSFDEIVVTTFTAGPGIETLPIWIFNNMTRPQQAPVVNVVAAVLVLLSVIPIYAAQRLSADTATESRI from the coding sequence GTGCAACTCTCCCGTCCCGCGCGCATCGCGCTGCGCGCCGCCGCCGGGCTCGGCTTCGCGTTCATCTACGTGCCCCTCGCGCTCGTTCTCGTCAACTCCTTCAACCGGGACCGCAGCGCGAGCTGGCCGCCGTCCGGGCTCACCTTCCACTGGTGGTCGGTCGCCTGGGAGAACGAGGGGGCCCGCTCGGCGCTGTGGGTCTCGGTCAAGGCGGGCCTCGGGGCCACGGCCATCGCGCTGGTCCTGGGCACGCTGATCGCCTTCGCGGTCGCCCGGCACCGCTTCTTCGGCCGGGACGCGATCTCCTTCGTGGTCGTCCTGCCGATCGCGCTGCCCGGCATCGTCACGGGTATCGCCCTCAACTCGGCGTTCAGCACGGTGCTCGAACCGCTCGGCGTCGGACTCGGCATGTTCACCGTGATCGTCGGTCACGCGACCTTCTGCATCGTCGTCGTCTTCAACAACGTGGTCGCGCGACTGCGCCGTACGTCCGGCTCGTACGAGGAGGCCGCGATGGACCTGGGAGCGGACACCTTCCGGGCCTTCGTGGACGTGACCTTCCCGCTGGTGCGCTCGGCGCTGCTGGCCGGCGGACTGCTCGCCTTCGCGCTGTCCTTCGACGAGATCGTCGTGACGACGTTCACGGCCGGGCCCGGCATCGAGACCCTGCCGATCTGGATCTTCAACAACATGACCCGGCCCCAGCAGGCCCCGGTCGTGAACGTCGTGGCGGCCGTGCTCGTCCTGCTCTCCGTGATCCCGATCTACGCGGCCCAGCGGCTGTCCGCGGACACGGCCACCGAGAGCCGGATCTGA
- a CDS encoding ABC transporter permease gives MTTTAQAAGRSPVRRLAGTLHRRPRLRLSLLLTAPLLWLAVLYLGSLAVLFVSAFWTTNSFTSEVVKVWSADNFHQLFTLPVYRQVILRSIGVALAVTVLCAVIAFPVAFYTARIAKPARRPLLVVAILTPLWASYLVKVYAWRLILSQDGLADWMVKPLGLSGPGYGPVAAIIALTYLWLPYMILPIHTALEQLPANLLDASADLGAGAARTFRSVVLPMVLPSVAAGSVFTFSLSLGDYITVQIVGGKTQLIGNVVYSNIELNLPMAAALGTVPVVVIVVYLLAMRRTGALSSL, from the coding sequence ATGACCACCACCGCGCAGGCCGCCGGACGCTCCCCCGTCCGGCGGCTCGCCGGGACCCTGCACCGGCGCCCCCGGCTGCGGCTGTCCCTGCTGCTGACCGCACCCCTGCTCTGGCTGGCGGTGCTCTATCTCGGCTCGCTGGCCGTGCTGTTCGTCTCGGCGTTCTGGACGACCAACTCCTTCACCTCCGAGGTCGTGAAGGTCTGGTCGGCCGACAACTTCCATCAGCTCTTCACCCTGCCCGTGTACCGGCAGGTGATCCTGCGCAGCATCGGCGTCGCCCTCGCGGTCACCGTCCTGTGCGCGGTGATCGCCTTCCCGGTCGCCTTCTACACCGCGCGCATCGCCAAGCCCGCCCGGCGCCCGCTGCTCGTCGTCGCCATCCTGACGCCGCTGTGGGCCAGTTACCTCGTCAAGGTGTACGCCTGGCGGCTGATCCTCTCCCAAGACGGCCTCGCCGACTGGATGGTGAAGCCCCTCGGGCTGAGCGGACCCGGGTACGGCCCGGTCGCGGCGATCATCGCGCTCACCTACCTCTGGCTGCCGTACATGATCCTGCCGATCCACACCGCGCTGGAGCAGCTCCCCGCCAACCTGCTCGACGCGTCGGCGGACCTGGGCGCCGGGGCCGCCCGCACCTTCCGGTCGGTGGTGCTGCCGATGGTCCTGCCGTCCGTGGCCGCCGGCTCGGTCTTCACCTTCTCGCTCAGTCTCGGCGACTACATCACCGTGCAGATCGTCGGCGGCAAGACCCAGCTCATCGGCAACGTCGTCTACTCCAACATCGAACTGAACCTGCCCATGGCCGCCGCGCTCGGCACGGTCCCCGTCGTCGTCATCGTGGTGTACCTCCTTGCGATGCGCCGCACGGGCGCCCTGAGCAGTCTCTGA
- a CDS encoding ABC transporter permease: MSTLTYAVHDSMTMLRRNLKHAIRYPSVSLGAAMMPILMLLLFVYAFGDSIGAGMGGGRDAYLEYLTPGIIIMGVAAGAMSTSIAVCSDMTEGIINRFRTMNITRSSFMTGHVVGSVLQTMVSMILVVGFALAIGFRSDASPLEWLAAAGLLAAVAFAVTWLSAALGLISKTVESASNKPLLVQFLPFLGSAFVPADSMSPGLRWFAENQPFTPMTETLRGLLSGSAIGDNGWISLAWCVGISLVGYVWSRSLFNSTTKR, translated from the coding sequence ATGAGCACCCTCACCTACGCCGTGCACGACTCGATGACGATGCTGCGGCGCAACCTCAAGCACGCGATCCGCTATCCGAGCGTGTCGCTCGGCGCCGCCATGATGCCGATCCTGATGCTGCTGCTGTTCGTGTACGCCTTCGGCGACTCGATCGGCGCCGGAATGGGCGGCGGCCGGGACGCCTACCTGGAATACCTGACGCCCGGCATCATCATCATGGGTGTGGCGGCCGGGGCGATGTCGACCTCGATCGCGGTCTGCTCGGACATGACGGAAGGCATCATCAACCGCTTCCGCACCATGAACATCACTCGTTCGTCGTTCATGACGGGCCATGTCGTCGGCAGCGTCCTCCAGACGATGGTGAGCATGATCCTGGTCGTGGGCTTCGCCCTCGCCATCGGCTTCCGTTCGGACGCGAGCCCCCTCGAATGGCTCGCCGCCGCCGGTCTCCTCGCGGCCGTCGCGTTCGCGGTGACCTGGCTGTCGGCGGCGCTCGGCCTGATCTCCAAGACCGTCGAGTCCGCGAGCAACAAGCCGCTGCTGGTCCAGTTCCTGCCGTTCCTCGGCTCCGCGTTCGTGCCGGCCGACTCGATGTCCCCGGGCCTTCGCTGGTTCGCCGAGAACCAGCCCTTCACACCGATGACCGAGACGCTGCGCGGTCTGCTCTCCGGGTCGGCGATCGGGGACAACGGCTGGATCTCGCTGGCCTGGTGCGTCGGCATCAGCCTGGTCGGCTACGTCTGGTCGCGCTCGCTGTTCAACAGCACGACCAAGCGCTGA
- a CDS encoding ATP-binding cassette domain-containing protein, protein MPIPDPGRDVGPQPPAAVSAVGLRKSYGDKTVLDGIDLRIPAGSVFALLGPNGAGKTTTVQILSTLVAADGGQAQVAGHDIAASPDGVRAAIGVTGQFSALDDLLTAEENLLLMADLLRLGRREGRLRAKELLQRFDIADVAGKRAATFSGGMRRRLDLAMTLVGDPQVIFLDEPTTGLDPRSRRTMWDTVRSLVAGGTTVFLTTQYLEEADQLADRIAVLDGGRIVAEGTAGELKAQIPGSHVRLRFTRPGEYERAAEAFPGAARDDEDLALRVAGDGGLDALRALLDRLDTAGVRAADLSVHTPDLDDVFLALTGDGATRTGTGTPLHVKETLR, encoded by the coding sequence ATGCCTATTCCCGACCCCGGGCGAGACGTCGGTCCGCAGCCGCCCGCCGCCGTCTCCGCCGTCGGTCTGCGCAAGTCGTACGGCGACAAGACCGTGCTCGACGGCATCGATCTGCGGATCCCGGCCGGTTCCGTCTTCGCGCTGCTCGGACCGAACGGCGCCGGAAAGACCACCACCGTGCAGATCCTGTCCACGCTCGTCGCCGCCGACGGCGGGCAGGCCCAGGTCGCGGGCCACGACATCGCCGCCTCACCCGACGGTGTCCGCGCCGCGATCGGTGTCACCGGGCAGTTCTCCGCGCTCGACGATCTGCTCACCGCCGAGGAGAACCTGCTCCTCATGGCCGACCTGTTGCGTCTCGGCAGGCGCGAAGGACGGCTCCGCGCCAAGGAGTTGCTCCAGCGCTTCGACATCGCGGACGTCGCCGGCAAGCGGGCCGCGACCTTCTCCGGCGGCATGCGGCGCCGGCTCGACCTCGCCATGACGCTGGTCGGCGACCCTCAGGTGATCTTCCTGGACGAGCCCACGACCGGTCTCGACCCGCGCAGCCGCCGCACGATGTGGGACACGGTGCGCTCCCTGGTCGCGGGCGGCACCACCGTGTTCCTCACCACCCAATACCTTGAAGAGGCCGACCAGTTGGCTGACCGGATCGCCGTGCTCGACGGCGGCCGGATCGTCGCCGAGGGCACCGCCGGCGAACTCAAGGCGCAGATCCCCGGCAGCCACGTACGGCTGCGCTTCACCCGGCCCGGCGAGTACGAGCGCGCGGCCGAGGCTTTCCCCGGCGCGGCCCGCGACGACGAGGACCTCGCCCTGCGCGTCGCGGGCGACGGCGGGCTCGACGCGCTGCGCGCCCTGCTCGACCGGCTGGACACCGCCGGTGTCAGGGCCGCCGACCTCTCCGTGCACACCCCCGACCTGGACGACGTGTTCCTCGCCCTGACCGGCGACGGCGCCACCAGGACCGGCACCGGCACCCCGCTTCACGTCAAGGAGACCCTGCGATGA
- a CDS encoding FadR/GntR family transcriptional regulator — MKQHRGDGVRRAVFTPVDNRARVETVVHRIGDAIELGLLADGEQLPGEMELAGQLGVSTVTLREALMALRQQGLVTTRRGRGGGSFVSLPEVPGEERLLARLAEWSTEELRDLGDHWAAVSGAAARLAAQRTEPDDLKALWRTLDDLSSAEDAAARSRVYGRFHVELAAAAQSARLTREQVVLQTEVGALLCLVLGDDEYREEVADRHRSVISAVQDGAHDAARALAERCVVDSTARLITLRLSMPRAASGRRPLEGTHEQEPRPGRRDGDA; from the coding sequence GTGAAGCAACACAGGGGCGACGGCGTCCGCAGAGCCGTCTTCACTCCCGTGGACAACCGCGCGCGCGTCGAGACGGTCGTACACCGGATCGGCGACGCCATCGAGCTCGGGCTGCTCGCCGACGGCGAGCAGCTGCCGGGAGAGATGGAGCTGGCCGGACAGCTCGGCGTGTCCACGGTCACCCTGCGCGAGGCCCTGATGGCCCTGCGCCAGCAGGGACTGGTCACCACGCGGCGCGGGCGCGGTGGCGGCAGCTTCGTCTCGCTGCCCGAAGTACCGGGCGAGGAAAGGCTGTTGGCCAGGCTCGCCGAATGGAGCACCGAGGAACTGCGGGACCTGGGCGACCACTGGGCGGCTGTGTCCGGAGCGGCTGCCCGGCTCGCGGCGCAGCGCACGGAACCGGACGACCTCAAGGCGCTGTGGCGCACCCTGGACGACCTGTCGTCCGCCGAGGACGCCGCCGCCCGCAGCCGCGTCTACGGCCGCTTCCACGTCGAGCTCGCCGCGGCGGCGCAGTCCGCCCGGCTGACCCGTGAACAGGTCGTGCTGCAGACGGAAGTGGGCGCGCTGCTGTGCCTCGTGCTCGGGGACGACGAATATCGTGAAGAAGTCGCAGACCGTCACCGCTCCGTAATCTCGGCCGTGCAAGATGGGGCCCACGATGCGGCCAGAGCACTGGCCGAGCGGTGCGTGGTGGACTCGACGGCGCGGCTCATCACCCTGCGCCTCTCGATGCCGCGTGCCGCTTCAGGCAGGCGTCCCCTGGAGGGCACCCATGAGCAGGAGCCCCGGCCGGGCCGGCGCGACGGCGACGCTTGA
- a CDS encoding cache domain-containing protein produces MSRSPGRAGATATLEAPEAAVAARVRGTLEAVFDAVAETRDQTAALLTRLAAEGRRPATVHLAALRPGLHLRLTRQELVSGAGFVAAPGLLGDVPAWLEWWQQDSDGGVRPLLLDLDPARSAYSDYTHWDWFALPRDTGRRAVAGPYVDYLCSDEYSLTLSAPVHVEGRFVGVAAADVYLRHFEAEVVPLLQRLPGAAYLVNARGRVAASADPAHLAGSLTRGPDFAAVLAAARSTRHGDLRLVPCDSVPLVLVTPAG; encoded by the coding sequence ATGAGCAGGAGCCCCGGCCGGGCCGGCGCGACGGCGACGCTTGAGGCTCCCGAGGCGGCCGTCGCCGCTCGGGTCCGCGGCACTCTGGAGGCCGTCTTCGACGCGGTCGCCGAGACCCGGGACCAGACGGCCGCGCTGCTCACCCGCCTCGCCGCCGAGGGCCGCCGCCCCGCGACGGTGCATCTGGCGGCCCTGCGCCCGGGACTGCATCTGCGGCTCACCCGCCAGGAGTTGGTGTCCGGTGCCGGTTTCGTGGCGGCACCGGGGCTGCTCGGTGACGTACCGGCGTGGCTGGAATGGTGGCAGCAGGACTCCGACGGTGGCGTAAGGCCGCTGCTGCTCGACCTCGATCCGGCGCGCTCCGCGTACTCGGACTACACGCACTGGGACTGGTTCGCCCTCCCCCGCGACACGGGACGGCGCGCGGTCGCCGGGCCCTACGTCGACTACCTCTGCTCCGACGAGTACAGCCTGACCCTGTCCGCGCCGGTCCACGTGGAGGGCCGGTTCGTGGGGGTCGCCGCGGCCGACGTGTATCTGCGGCACTTCGAGGCCGAGGTCGTCCCGCTCCTGCAACGGCTGCCCGGGGCCGCCTACCTGGTGAACGCGCGGGGCCGGGTGGCCGCGTCCGCGGACCCCGCCCATCTGGCCGGATCGCTCACCAGGGGACCGGACTTCGCGGCGGTGCTGGCGGCGGCCCGGAGCACGCGCCACGGGGACCTGCGGCTCGTGCCCTGCGACAGCGTGCCCCTCGTCCTCGTGACGCCGGCCGGCTGA
- a CDS encoding DUF4097 family beta strand repeat-containing protein has product MPSFDTPEPISVTADVTAGAIRLTAADRPDTVVEVRPLDPKKDRDVRAAEQTEVVYAGGALTVRTKQRHLIGSSGAVAVTVGLPTGSQLDLTCSWTQVLAEGRFGEVRVKTSAGDVRLDTTGPLSLTASHGLITVDRVEGTAEITSSTGNVRVGTIVGPAVLKNAHGTTTVGTVTGELRASGTNGGIDIARAEASVAGTTTNGHLRVAEVMGGEIKLETSNGSIEVGIRRGVAAWLDVSSNRGQVRNMLASSEAPEETEGTVTVRARTNWGNIDILRAKS; this is encoded by the coding sequence ATGCCTTCTTTCGACACCCCCGAACCCATCTCGGTCACCGCCGACGTGACCGCCGGTGCCATCCGCCTCACCGCCGCCGACCGTCCCGACACGGTCGTCGAGGTGCGGCCCCTCGACCCGAAGAAGGACAGGGACGTACGGGCCGCCGAGCAGACCGAGGTCGTGTACGCGGGCGGCGCCCTGACGGTCAGGACCAAGCAGCGCCATCTGATCGGCTCCAGCGGCGCCGTCGCCGTGACGGTCGGCCTGCCCACGGGCTCACAGCTCGACCTGACCTGTTCCTGGACCCAGGTGCTCGCCGAGGGCCGGTTCGGCGAGGTCCGCGTGAAGACCTCGGCCGGAGACGTGCGCCTCGACACCACCGGCCCGCTGAGCCTGACGGCGTCGCACGGCCTGATCACCGTGGACCGCGTCGAGGGCACGGCCGAGATCACCAGCAGCACCGGCAACGTGCGCGTCGGCACGATCGTCGGACCCGCCGTCCTGAAGAACGCGCACGGCACCACGACCGTCGGCACCGTGACCGGCGAGCTGCGGGCGAGCGGCACCAACGGTGGCATCGACATCGCGCGCGCCGAGGCGTCCGTCGCCGGCACCACGACCAACGGACACCTGCGTGTCGCCGAAGTCATGGGCGGTGAGATCAAGTTGGAGACCTCCAACGGCTCCATCGAGGTCGGCATCCGGCGGGGCGTCGCCGCGTGGCTCGACGTGAGTTCCAACCGTGGCCAGGTACGCAACATGCTCGCCTCGTCCGAGGCCCCGGAGGAGACCGAGGGCACGGTCACGGTCCGCGCGCGGACCAACTGGGGCAACATCGACATCCTGCGCGCCAAGTCCTGA
- a CDS encoding ABC transporter ATP-binding protein, which yields MEAKAIRLQGLRKAFGDTTAVSGVDLEIADGEFFSMLGPSGSGKTTVLRMIAGFESPTEGRIELAGQEVTGLAPFERDVHTVFQDYALFPHMTVEENVAYGLKVRKVPKAERLVRARKALADVRLEGFGRRRPAQLSGGQRQRVALARALVGRPRVLLLDEPLGALDLKLREQMQVELKAIQREVGITFVFVTHDQEEALTMSDRVAVFNQGRVEQVGTPAEIYERPATAFVAGFVGTSNLLDGQSAQQVVGAPGTYSIRPEKIRVLEESAETGTVAEPEHSTATGTVAEVVYLGDSTRFLVDLDAGGRLTALQQNLETSSEDVAALRGTRVRLQWHRRHAFQVPDPS from the coding sequence ATGGAGGCAAAGGCGATCCGGCTCCAGGGCCTGCGAAAGGCGTTCGGTGACACGACCGCCGTGTCCGGAGTCGATCTGGAGATAGCCGACGGCGAGTTCTTCTCGATGCTCGGTCCGTCCGGCTCGGGCAAGACGACCGTGCTGCGGATGATCGCCGGATTCGAGAGCCCGACCGAGGGCCGGATCGAACTGGCGGGCCAGGAGGTCACGGGCCTCGCCCCCTTCGAACGGGACGTGCACACCGTCTTCCAGGACTACGCCCTGTTCCCGCACATGACCGTCGAGGAGAACGTCGCCTACGGCCTCAAGGTCCGCAAGGTGCCCAAGGCGGAGCGCCTGGTCCGGGCGCGCAAGGCGCTCGCCGACGTGCGCCTGGAAGGGTTCGGCAGGCGCCGCCCCGCCCAGCTCTCCGGGGGCCAGCGCCAGCGCGTCGCCCTCGCCAGGGCGCTGGTCGGCCGTCCCCGTGTCCTGCTGCTCGACGAACCGCTCGGCGCCCTCGACCTCAAGCTGCGCGAGCAGATGCAGGTCGAACTCAAGGCGATCCAGCGCGAGGTCGGCATCACCTTCGTGTTCGTCACCCACGACCAGGAGGAGGCCCTGACGATGAGCGACCGCGTCGCCGTCTTCAACCAGGGCCGCGTCGAACAGGTCGGCACCCCCGCCGAGATCTACGAACGCCCCGCCACCGCGTTCGTCGCGGGCTTCGTCGGCACCTCCAACCTGCTCGACGGCCAGTCGGCACAGCAGGTCGTCGGTGCCCCGGGCACGTACAGCATCCGGCCGGAGAAGATCCGGGTCCTCGAGGAGTCGGCCGAGACCGGCACGGTCGCGGAACCGGAGCACTCCACGGCCACCGGAACCGTCGCCGAGGTCGTCTATCTGGGCGACTCCACCCGCTTCCTGGTGGACCTCGACGCGGGCGGCCGCCTCACCGCGCTCCAGCAGAACCTGGAGACCTCCTCCGAGGACGTCGCCGCCCTGCGCGGCACCCGGGTCCGGCTCCAGTGGCACCGCCGCCACGCCTTCCAGGTCCCCGACCCCAGCTGA
- a CDS encoding (2Fe-2S)-binding protein, producing MNPLDLVRAEPGPAFTVTLDGREVDVLPGRTVAAALWAEGITAWRSTRDAGRPRGVFCGIGVCFDCLVTVNDRPNQRACLVTLAPGDTIRTQEGTGHDD from the coding sequence GTGAACCCCCTGGACCTCGTACGGGCCGAACCCGGCCCCGCCTTCACCGTCACCCTGGACGGCCGGGAGGTCGACGTGCTGCCCGGCCGGACCGTCGCCGCCGCGCTGTGGGCCGAAGGCATCACCGCGTGGCGCAGCACCCGTGACGCGGGCCGGCCCCGCGGGGTCTTCTGCGGCATCGGCGTCTGCTTCGACTGCCTCGTCACCGTCAACGACCGCCCCAACCAACGGGCTTGTCTGGTCACGTTGGCGCCCGGCGACACGATCCGCACACAGGAAGGCACCGGCCACGATGACTGA
- a CDS encoding NAD(P)/FAD-dependent oxidoreductase — protein sequence MSQPVTCDVVIVGAGMVGAACALYAAREGLDVAVVDRGPVAGGTTGAGEGNLLVSDKEPGPELDLALLSGRLWADLAGEHAKAIEYEAKGGVVVASTPEGLAALETFAAGQRTAGVLAEPVAAGQLHDLEPYLAPGLAGAVRYPQDTQVMPALAAAHLLRASGARLLTGRTVTGVLRARDGSVRGVRTDRGDVHAPAVVNAAGTWGAEVASLAGVTLPVLPRRGFVLVTEPLPRRVRHKVYAADYVADVASDSAALQTSPVVEGTAAGPILIGASRERVGFDRSFSLPVVRELAAGAVRLFPFLSQVRALRTYLGFRPYLPDHLPAIGPDPRAPGLFHACGHEGAGIGLSTGTGQLVARVLAGKAPGLDLTPFRPDRFPEEAV from the coding sequence GTGAGTCAGCCTGTTACCTGCGATGTCGTGATCGTCGGAGCCGGAATGGTGGGCGCCGCCTGTGCCTTGTACGCGGCTCGCGAGGGCCTCGACGTCGCCGTGGTGGACCGTGGCCCGGTGGCCGGCGGCACGACCGGCGCGGGTGAGGGGAATCTGCTCGTCTCCGACAAGGAACCCGGACCCGAACTCGACCTCGCCCTGCTCTCCGGGCGGCTGTGGGCCGACCTCGCCGGGGAACACGCGAAGGCGATCGAGTACGAGGCCAAGGGGGGCGTCGTCGTGGCGTCCACGCCCGAGGGCCTGGCCGCGCTGGAGACGTTCGCGGCGGGTCAGCGAACGGCCGGTGTGCTGGCCGAACCGGTCGCCGCCGGTCAACTGCACGATCTGGAGCCGTACTTGGCCCCGGGGCTCGCGGGCGCCGTGCGCTATCCCCAGGACACCCAGGTGATGCCCGCCCTCGCGGCCGCGCATCTCCTCCGGGCGTCGGGGGCGCGGCTGCTGACCGGGCGCACCGTGACCGGGGTGCTGCGCGCGAGGGACGGCTCGGTCCGCGGAGTGCGTACCGACCGGGGCGATGTGCACGCGCCCGCCGTCGTCAACGCGGCCGGCACCTGGGGCGCCGAGGTGGCCTCGCTCGCGGGCGTCACGCTCCCCGTCCTGCCCCGCAGGGGATTCGTCCTCGTCACCGAGCCCCTGCCGCGCCGGGTGCGCCACAAGGTGTACGCCGCGGACTACGTCGCCGACGTCGCCAGTGACTCGGCCGCTCTGCAGACCTCGCCGGTCGTGGAGGGGACGGCGGCCGGCCCGATCCTGATCGGGGCGAGCCGGGAACGGGTCGGCTTCGACCGGTCGTTCTCGCTGCCGGTGGTCCGGGAACTGGCCGCCGGTGCCGTTCGGCTCTTCCCGTTCCTCTCGCAGGTGCGCGCCCTGCGGACCTACCTCGGATTCCGGCCCTACCTGCCCGACCATCTGCCCGCCATCGGCCCCGACCCCCGGGCCCCCGGTCTCTTCCACGCCTGCGGTCACGAAGGGGCCGGCATCGGCCTGTCCACGGGGACCGGGCAGCTCGTCGCGCGGGTCCTGGCGGGCAAGGCACCCGGCCTCGACCTCACGCCGTTCCGGCCCGACCGCTTTCCCGAGGAGGCCGTGTGA